The Micromonospora krabiensis genome window below encodes:
- a CDS encoding ABC transporter permease has product MTTTLPAGAAATTADTRRPPALGGFSPALLGIELRRVLRNRRTLAFTLIMPAVFFLIFGLPERGEQLPNGRSVMAYVMVSLAVYAAMVATTSAGAAVATERALGWSRQLRLTPLRPVAYVATKVATAMVLGLVAVCVEFAVGAAAGVRLPVDVWLLCGVAAWLGSLVFAAFGLFIGYLVPAENVMQFIGPILAVLAMFGGLFVPVEVLPEVIADIARFTPVYGVGELARAPLTGDGVSLGALANLVAWTVLFAVAATRLFRRDTARV; this is encoded by the coding sequence ATGACCACCACCCTGCCGGCCGGCGCCGCCGCCACGACCGCCGACACCCGCCGTCCCCCCGCCCTGGGCGGCTTCTCCCCGGCCCTGCTCGGCATCGAGCTGCGTCGGGTGCTGCGCAACCGCCGCACGCTCGCGTTCACGCTGATCATGCCGGCCGTCTTCTTCCTCATCTTCGGCCTGCCGGAGCGCGGCGAGCAGCTCCCCAACGGCCGGTCGGTCATGGCGTACGTGATGGTCAGCCTCGCCGTGTACGCGGCGATGGTCGCCACCACCAGCGCGGGCGCGGCGGTCGCCACCGAGCGCGCCCTCGGTTGGAGCCGTCAGCTACGGCTGACCCCGCTGCGACCGGTCGCGTACGTCGCCACCAAGGTCGCCACCGCGATGGTCCTCGGCCTGGTCGCGGTCTGCGTGGAGTTCGCCGTCGGGGCCGCCGCCGGTGTCCGGCTCCCCGTCGACGTCTGGCTGCTCTGCGGGGTCGCGGCGTGGCTCGGCTCGCTGGTCTTCGCCGCCTTCGGCCTCTTCATCGGTTACCTGGTGCCGGCCGAGAACGTGATGCAGTTCATCGGGCCGATCCTGGCCGTGCTGGCCATGTTCGGCGGGCTCTTCGTGCCGGTCGAGGTGCTGCCCGAGGTCATCGCCGACATCGCCCGCTTCACCCCGGTCTACGGCGTCGGCGAGCTGGCCCGCGCCCCGCTGACGGGGGACGGCGTGAGCCTGGGGGCGCTCGCCAACCTGGTGGCGTGGACGGTTCTCTTCGCGGTCGCCGCGACCCGGCTGTTCCGCCGGGACACCGCCCGGGTCTGA
- a CDS encoding sensor histidine kinase, with translation MDVATGRAQPGSRMWRLTGWLLAAVWLFFLNVPFATALRQDEPWRRALGLGTLVAFAVAYVLVFEWARSHRQASRPIPRRRAVAAVLGLLALGVLGIPGTDGDWMTTLVFVAAAAVFLLPPAWALVVVVLAALTPPVAGHLVPGWAGESTIVFAVLLASFAMFGVSALAQRNGELRAAQQEIGRLAVAEERARTARDLHDILGHSLTVVAIKAELAGRLLPVDPARAAGEIADVERLARSALADVRRTVGAYRGVRLAEELAGARSALAAAGLVAELPDDVPELPAERDELFAWAVREGVTNVVRHSGARRCTIRVRPDEVEIADDGRGPTPDAAATGHGLTGLRERAERQDATVTVGRRPDGRGFRLRVGVPGEQR, from the coding sequence ATGGACGTGGCGACGGGTCGGGCCCAGCCGGGGAGTCGCATGTGGCGGCTCACCGGCTGGTTGCTGGCCGCGGTCTGGCTCTTCTTCCTCAACGTGCCGTTCGCGACCGCGCTGCGGCAGGACGAGCCGTGGCGGCGGGCGCTCGGGCTGGGCACGCTGGTCGCCTTCGCCGTGGCGTACGTGCTGGTCTTCGAGTGGGCCCGGTCCCACCGGCAGGCCAGCCGGCCGATCCCGCGCCGCCGGGCGGTGGCCGCCGTGCTGGGGTTGCTCGCCCTCGGTGTGCTCGGCATCCCCGGCACCGACGGCGACTGGATGACGACTCTGGTCTTCGTCGCGGCGGCGGCCGTGTTCCTGCTCCCGCCGGCGTGGGCGCTGGTCGTGGTCGTGCTGGCCGCGCTCACCCCGCCGGTCGCCGGCCACCTGGTGCCGGGCTGGGCCGGGGAGAGCACGATCGTCTTCGCCGTGCTGCTCGCCTCGTTCGCCATGTTCGGGGTGTCCGCCCTGGCGCAGCGCAACGGCGAACTGCGGGCCGCGCAGCAGGAGATCGGGCGCCTGGCGGTCGCCGAGGAGCGGGCCCGCACCGCACGCGACCTGCACGACATCCTCGGCCACTCGCTCACCGTGGTGGCCATCAAGGCCGAGCTGGCCGGTCGGCTGTTGCCGGTCGACCCGGCCCGGGCGGCGGGCGAGATCGCGGACGTGGAGCGGCTGGCCCGGTCGGCGCTGGCCGACGTGCGACGGACCGTCGGGGCGTACCGCGGGGTGCGGCTGGCCGAGGAACTGGCCGGTGCCCGCTCGGCGCTGGCCGCGGCGGGCCTCGTTGCGGAGCTGCCGGACGACGTGCCGGAGCTGCCGGCGGAGCGGGACGAACTGTTCGCCTGGGCGGTGCGGGAAGGGGTGACCAACGTGGTCCGGCACAGCGGGGCACGGCGTTGCACGATCCGGGTACGCCCGGACGAGGTGGAGATCGCCGACGACGGTCGGGGCCCGACACCGGACGCGGCGGCGACGGGTCACGGTCTCACGGGCCTGCGGGAGCGGGCGGAGCGGCAGGACGCGACGGTGACCGTCGGCCGCCGCCCCGACGGGCGGGGCTTCCGGCTCCGGGTCGGCGTGCCGGGGGAGCAGCGGTGA
- a CDS encoding response regulator transcription factor, with the protein MSAPIRVLLADDQALVRGALAALLSLEEDLTVVAEVGRGDEVVPEARRSAPDVALLDVEMPGLDGIAATVALRAALPSCRVLVVTTFGRPGYLRRAMEAGANGFVVKDTPARQLAESVRRVHAGLRVVDPTLAAETLATGASPLTDRETAVLRAARAGGTVADLARALHLSEGTVRNHLSAAIGKTGGRNRADAVRIAEQNGWLLGD; encoded by the coding sequence GTGAGCGCGCCGATCCGCGTGCTGCTCGCCGACGACCAGGCTCTGGTCCGGGGCGCGCTGGCCGCGCTGCTCTCGCTGGAGGAGGACCTCACCGTGGTGGCCGAGGTCGGGCGCGGCGACGAGGTGGTGCCCGAGGCCCGGCGCAGCGCCCCGGACGTCGCCCTGCTCGACGTGGAGATGCCCGGTCTGGACGGGATCGCCGCGACCGTGGCCCTACGGGCCGCGCTGCCCAGCTGCCGGGTGCTGGTGGTCACCACGTTCGGTCGCCCGGGCTACCTGCGTCGCGCGATGGAGGCCGGCGCGAACGGGTTCGTCGTCAAGGACACCCCGGCCCGACAACTGGCCGAGTCCGTGCGCCGCGTCCACGCCGGCCTGCGGGTGGTCGACCCGACGCTGGCCGCGGAGACGCTCGCCACCGGGGCCAGTCCGCTCACCGACCGGGAGACCGCGGTGCTGCGCGCCGCCCGGGCCGGCGGCACCGTCGCCGACCTGGCGCGCGCCCTGCACCTGTCGGAGGGGACGGTACGCAACCATCTCTCCGCGGCGATCGGCAAGACCGGCGGCCGCAACCGCGCGGACGCCGTCCGGATCGCCGAGCAGAACGGTTGGCTGCTCGGCGACTGA
- a CDS encoding L,D-transpeptidase, producing MPFDRMIAPGRRRWLVAGVGVPVLLVAAFLVGLTLTPTAEPTNPQGAVATASAAAPADADVDQTPDEPVPSAAPAPANLPTVTYDPAPGGFPADPATMDTVALTEGLHPTRRIAAYNAPGGKPLAFLAPTISGVEVTMPIAERRTGWTAVLLPSANRRLAWVPAGGYETVELRDQIVVERRLHRLTWYREGAAVRTWPVSLGQRGQETPLGRTFILGRTPPPQDVYGGVDIFALGSVPDDPDSVPTGLRGAHIGLHTWYHDRELGKSTTNGCIRLTPSGQRELLAEVRPGSSVVVVEELPEPPPTA from the coding sequence GTGCCGTTTGACCGAATGATCGCTCCCGGTCGTCGTCGCTGGCTCGTCGCCGGCGTGGGCGTGCCGGTGCTGCTGGTGGCCGCGTTCCTCGTCGGCCTGACCCTCACCCCGACCGCGGAGCCCACGAACCCGCAGGGAGCAGTGGCCACCGCGTCCGCGGCCGCGCCCGCGGACGCGGACGTCGATCAGACACCGGACGAGCCGGTCCCGTCCGCCGCGCCCGCGCCGGCGAACCTGCCGACGGTCACGTACGACCCGGCGCCCGGCGGCTTCCCCGCCGACCCGGCCACCATGGACACCGTTGCGCTGACCGAGGGGCTGCACCCGACCCGGCGGATCGCCGCCTACAACGCGCCCGGCGGCAAGCCACTGGCCTTCCTCGCACCGACCATCAGCGGCGTCGAGGTGACCATGCCGATCGCCGAGCGTCGGACCGGCTGGACCGCCGTGCTGCTGCCCTCGGCCAACCGGCGGCTGGCGTGGGTCCCGGCGGGCGGGTACGAGACCGTCGAACTACGCGACCAGATCGTGGTCGAGCGCCGCCTGCACCGCCTGACCTGGTACCGGGAGGGTGCGGCGGTCCGCACCTGGCCGGTCAGCCTCGGCCAGCGCGGGCAGGAGACGCCGCTCGGTCGTACGTTCATCCTCGGTCGGACCCCGCCGCCGCAGGACGTCTACGGCGGGGTGGACATCTTCGCCCTCGGCTCGGTGCCCGACGACCCCGACTCGGTGCCGACCGGTCTGCGCGGCGCGCACATCGGCCTGCACACCTGGTACCACGACCGCGAGCTGGGCAAGAGCACCACCAACGGCTGCATCCGGCTGACCCCGAGCGGGCAGCGGGAGCTGCTGGCCGAGGTGCGGCCGGGCAGCAGCGTGGTGGTCGTCGAGGAGCTTCCCGAGCCGCCGCCGACCGCCTGA
- a CDS encoding alpha-amylase — protein MHRRRCRAAVLTAAVLATLLAPTAVTAPPAAAAPAGTKKVIVQLFEWNWPSVAAECQSTLGPKGYGYVQVSPPQEHVRGPQWWVAYQPVSYRIESRKGTRAQFQSMVNTCHAAGVKVIVDAVVNHMSGQDAGGTGWAGSTYGHYDYPGIYQTQDFHHCGRNGNDDIANYNDRYEVQNCELVNLADLRTESDYVRGRLAAYLNDLLALGVDGFRMDASKHMPAADIAALRSRLSRSAYIVQEVIYGAGEPIQPGEYTGNGDVHEFRYGKDLARVFRSERLAYLRNFGEGWGHLPSGPAAVFVDNHDTQRDGGVLTYRDRGIYALANAFMLAWPYGSPTVMSSYTFSGRDQGPPSDATNKTLNTACYSGWECEHRWPVIANMVGFRNATEGAGVANWYDNGNNHIAFSRAGKGYITINDEDAAINGRSYSTGLPAGRYCDVIHGTFSNGSCSGPVITVDGNGWFAANVPAHDAVAIHVNARL, from the coding sequence ATGCATCGACGCCGATGCCGCGCGGCGGTCCTCACCGCCGCCGTGCTCGCCACCCTCCTCGCCCCGACCGCCGTGACGGCACCCCCGGCCGCCGCGGCCCCCGCCGGCACCAAGAAGGTCATCGTCCAGCTCTTCGAGTGGAACTGGCCGTCGGTCGCCGCCGAGTGCCAGAGCACCCTGGGCCCGAAGGGCTACGGCTACGTGCAGGTCTCCCCGCCCCAGGAGCACGTACGCGGGCCCCAGTGGTGGGTCGCGTACCAGCCGGTCAGCTACCGGATCGAGTCCCGCAAGGGCACCCGCGCGCAGTTCCAGTCCATGGTGAACACCTGCCACGCGGCGGGTGTGAAGGTGATCGTCGACGCGGTCGTCAACCACATGTCCGGGCAGGACGCGGGTGGCACCGGCTGGGCCGGGTCGACCTACGGCCACTACGACTACCCGGGCATCTACCAGACCCAGGACTTCCACCACTGCGGCCGCAACGGCAACGACGACATCGCCAACTACAACGACCGGTACGAGGTGCAGAACTGCGAACTGGTCAACCTGGCCGACCTGCGCACCGAGTCCGACTACGTACGCGGCCGGCTCGCCGCGTACCTCAACGACCTGCTCGCCCTCGGCGTCGACGGGTTCCGGATGGACGCGAGCAAGCACATGCCGGCCGCCGACATCGCGGCCCTGCGGTCGCGGCTGTCCCGGTCGGCGTACATCGTGCAGGAGGTCATATACGGCGCGGGCGAGCCGATCCAGCCGGGCGAGTACACCGGCAACGGGGACGTGCACGAGTTCCGCTACGGCAAGGACCTGGCGCGGGTGTTCCGCTCGGAGCGGCTCGCGTACCTGCGCAACTTCGGTGAGGGCTGGGGCCACCTGCCGAGCGGACCGGCCGCCGTCTTCGTGGACAACCACGACACCCAGCGCGACGGCGGTGTGCTGACCTACCGCGACCGGGGCATCTACGCGCTGGCCAACGCGTTCATGCTGGCCTGGCCGTACGGCTCCCCCACCGTCATGTCCAGCTACACCTTCAGCGGCCGTGACCAGGGGCCACCCTCGGACGCGACCAACAAGACGCTGAACACCGCCTGCTACTCGGGTTGGGAGTGCGAGCACCGCTGGCCGGTCATCGCCAACATGGTCGGCTTCCGCAACGCCACCGAGGGCGCCGGTGTCGCCAACTGGTACGACAACGGCAACAACCACATCGCGTTCAGCCGGGCCGGCAAGGGCTACATCACGATCAACGACGAGGACGCGGCGATCAACGGACGGTCGTACTCCACCGGCCTGCCCGCCGGCCGCTACTGCGACGTCATCCACGGCACCTTCAGCAACGGCTCGTGCAGCGGACCGGTGATCACCGTGGACGGCAACGGCTGGTTCGCCGCCAACGTCCCTGCCCACGACGCCGTGGCCATCCACGTCAACGCCCGCCTCTGA
- a CDS encoding ferric reductase-like transmembrane domain-containing protein, protein MVRRRWTIEEQMARAKQNQKATTVRSSTSSRGVRARSRSSMAVLIVSALAALWAAVMLTGAGQRAYAYGFFFTEFFAGVVTLVSLSLTVMLGLLATDRLVLLIRHRVLLQSAHRATGVLGVVGLLFHVLTKIATGRAASTDAVVPFVSGSGLYVGLGTVAALLMVSVLWTGIIRARFAGVGPKWLWRTLHSTAYVAWPFALLHGLYAGRPAKSWVMVSYLTCLLLVALALLVRLSVTLGRRSREQHQAAAMNQALVGRSTDDGRGRSVLAGLGRRAEAKLAAQAARERREAEWAQATAQLSVPAGGRRHDPERFTVPVVPEPGTLREPVRPGRRQRDEETAAPTRSRRRRADEPTPSRSRDRSEEVETTRSRRRRAEEPAVTRSRTPSEEVEPSRSRRRRADDEVDAARYATTSRRRSDEPEEPWTSPRRWEAAEPVSAEPISAGPVSAGPVSGTPISVEPRSGAGRHSAEEDVPEEPDYWRPPARYAPEPPPVPVDDTPTLVDLASRRARRAAGEGRSGRRKRANANADAVDGAYWAGLRGEAK, encoded by the coding sequence GTGGTGCGCCGCCGTTGGACGATCGAGGAGCAGATGGCCCGGGCAAAGCAGAACCAGAAGGCGACGACGGTCCGGAGCAGCACCAGCAGTCGCGGAGTGCGGGCACGGTCCCGGTCCTCGATGGCCGTGCTGATCGTCTCCGCGCTCGCCGCGCTGTGGGCGGCCGTCATGCTCACCGGCGCCGGCCAGCGCGCCTACGCGTACGGCTTCTTCTTCACCGAATTCTTCGCCGGGGTCGTCACCCTGGTCTCGCTGAGCCTCACCGTGATGCTGGGACTGCTCGCCACCGACCGGCTGGTGCTGCTGATCCGGCACCGGGTGCTGCTCCAGTCCGCGCACCGGGCGACCGGCGTCCTCGGCGTCGTCGGCCTCCTGTTCCACGTCCTCACCAAGATCGCCACCGGGCGGGCGGCGAGCACGGACGCGGTCGTGCCGTTCGTGTCCGGCAGCGGGCTCTACGTGGGGCTCGGCACGGTGGCCGCTCTGCTGATGGTCAGCGTGCTCTGGACCGGCATCATCCGGGCCCGGTTCGCCGGCGTCGGTCCGAAGTGGCTCTGGCGGACACTGCACTCCACGGCGTACGTCGCCTGGCCGTTCGCCCTGCTGCACGGCCTGTACGCCGGTCGTCCCGCGAAGTCCTGGGTGATGGTCAGCTACCTGACCTGCCTGCTGCTGGTGGCGCTGGCGCTGCTGGTCCGGCTCTCGGTGACCCTCGGGCGGCGCAGCCGGGAGCAGCACCAGGCCGCGGCGATGAACCAGGCCCTCGTCGGACGCTCCACCGACGACGGGCGCGGCCGGTCCGTGCTGGCCGGGCTGGGCCGGCGCGCCGAGGCCAAGCTGGCCGCGCAGGCCGCCCGGGAGCGCCGCGAGGCCGAGTGGGCGCAGGCCACCGCCCAGTTGTCGGTGCCGGCCGGCGGTCGCCGCCACGACCCGGAGCGGTTCACCGTGCCGGTGGTGCCCGAGCCGGGCACGCTGCGTGAGCCCGTGCGGCCCGGCCGCCGCCAGCGCGACGAGGAGACGGCCGCGCCCACCCGGTCGCGTCGCCGCCGCGCGGACGAGCCGACGCCGAGCCGGTCCCGGGACCGGTCGGAGGAGGTGGAGACCACCCGGTCGCGTCGCCGCCGCGCCGAGGAGCCGGCGGTCACCCGGTCCCGCACCCCGTCGGAGGAGGTGGAGCCGAGCCGGTCGCGGCGGCGCCGGGCGGACGACGAGGTCGACGCAGCGCGGTACGCCACCACGTCCCGCCGCCGCAGCGACGAGCCGGAGGAGCCGTGGACCAGCCCGCGCCGGTGGGAGGCCGCCGAGCCCGTGTCGGCGGAACCGATCTCGGCCGGTCCCGTCTCGGCCGGCCCGGTCTCCGGCACCCCGATCTCCGTCGAGCCGCGCAGCGGCGCCGGCCGGCACAGCGCCGAGGAGGACGTGCCGGAGGAGCCGGACTACTGGCGGCCGCCGGCCCGCTACGCGCCGGAGCCGCCCCCGGTGCCGGTCGACGACACCCCGACCCTGGTCGACCTCGCGTCGCGGCGGGCCCGACGGGCGGCCGGTGAGGGCCGGTCCGGCCGGCGGAAGCGGGCCAACGCCAACGCCGACGCGGTGGACGGGGCGTACTGGGCCGGGCTGCGGGGTGAGGCGAAGTGA
- a CDS encoding NADH-quinone oxidoreductase subunit NuoF family protein, protein MIRTTVPPVACVGEPRLTAGFAEFGRLDHAAHEEVHGPLGPMEPASLLRLAEGIQLKGKGGAGFPFARKLRAVLESCERQDLSAVVVVNATEGEPGSWKDKVLLTRAPHLILDGAALAAYALDADEIVLGVADDGVGRESLMDALAERRMPVPTTIVTVPHRFISGEGGALVNGINGLPHIPPGTKKRASDSGVSGLPTLLSNAETYAHLAVAARLGPYEYAALGTDDEPGTVLLTVTGAAGRPAVVECAAGTPLRDILDLCEVPDGPGILTGGYHGKWISAEAADRAEISRKGLAAVGGTLGAGIIIPLGADTCPLGEAAQVVRYLAGESAGQCGPCKMGLPDLARAVDLAVAGSQPADVVRAAAGEVKGRGACSHPDGTARFALSAIEVFAEDLRLHSTGEGCGRRVRAVMGLPGAPDDNPQKLTLDWSRCDGHGLCAHVVPDFIRLDGNGYPAFPPTPVPTWLREGAMKAVKVCPELALRLAKAE, encoded by the coding sequence GTGATTCGGACGACCGTGCCACCGGTCGCGTGCGTCGGCGAGCCCCGACTGACCGCCGGTTTCGCGGAGTTCGGCCGGCTGGACCACGCCGCCCACGAGGAGGTGCACGGCCCGCTCGGTCCGATGGAGCCGGCGAGCCTGCTCCGCCTCGCCGAGGGCATCCAGCTCAAGGGCAAGGGCGGGGCCGGCTTCCCGTTCGCCCGGAAGCTGCGCGCCGTGCTGGAGTCCTGCGAGCGGCAGGACCTGAGCGCCGTCGTGGTGGTCAACGCCACCGAGGGCGAGCCGGGCAGTTGGAAGGACAAGGTGCTGCTCACCCGGGCCCCGCACCTGATCCTCGACGGCGCGGCCCTGGCCGCGTACGCGCTGGACGCGGACGAGATCGTGCTCGGCGTCGCGGACGACGGAGTGGGGCGGGAGTCGCTCATGGACGCCCTCGCCGAGCGCCGGATGCCGGTGCCGACCACCATCGTCACCGTGCCGCACCGCTTCATCTCCGGCGAGGGCGGTGCCCTGGTCAACGGGATCAACGGGCTTCCGCACATCCCGCCCGGCACCAAGAAGCGCGCCAGCGACTCCGGCGTCAGCGGGCTGCCGACCCTGCTCTCCAACGCGGAGACGTACGCCCACCTGGCCGTCGCCGCCCGGCTCGGCCCGTACGAGTACGCCGCCCTCGGCACCGACGACGAGCCCGGCACCGTGCTGCTCACGGTGACCGGCGCGGCCGGCCGACCGGCGGTCGTCGAGTGTGCCGCGGGCACCCCGCTGCGCGACATCCTCGATCTCTGCGAGGTGCCCGACGGCCCGGGCATCCTGACCGGCGGCTACCACGGCAAGTGGATCAGCGCGGAGGCGGCGGACCGGGCGGAGATCTCCCGCAAGGGGCTCGCCGCCGTCGGCGGCACGCTGGGAGCCGGGATCATCATCCCCCTCGGCGCCGACACCTGCCCGCTCGGCGAGGCCGCCCAGGTGGTGCGCTACCTCGCCGGTGAGTCCGCCGGCCAGTGCGGCCCGTGCAAGATGGGCCTGCCCGACCTGGCCCGCGCGGTGGACCTCGCGGTCGCCGGCAGTCAACCGGCCGACGTCGTGCGGGCCGCCGCGGGCGAGGTGAAGGGTCGTGGGGCGTGCAGCCACCCCGACGGTACGGCCCGGTTCGCGCTCTCCGCGATCGAGGTGTTCGCCGAGGACCTGCGCCTGCACTCGACCGGCGAGGGGTGTGGCCGGCGGGTGCGGGCCGTGATGGGGCTGCCCGGCGCGCCCGACGACAACCCGCAGAAGCTCACCCTCGACTGGTCCCGCTGCGACGGTCACGGGCTCTGCGCGCACGTGGTGCCCGACTTCATCCGGCTCGACGGCAACGGCTACCCGGCCTTCCCGCCGACCCCCGTGCCGACCTGGCTGCGCGAGGGCGCGATGAAGGCGGTCAAGGTCTGTCCGGAGTTGGCCCTGCGGCTGGCCAAGGCCGAGTAG
- a CDS encoding redoxin domain-containing protein produces the protein MSTVDGGEHARPAGARGLAVVVALLATLAAGTSCATGEPRADGAPPPEPAVAAGSPPAASSTPARVPDTLAFTGTTLDGAPFSGAALAGRPVVLWFWAPWCATCASQAWTVAEVAPAYRDRVPIVGVAGLGEQRAMKDFVTEFELAGTPQIDDRAGALWRRFEVVEQSTFVIIDRGGKVVHQGFLDGEALTARLAELAR, from the coding sequence ATGTCGACCGTGGACGGCGGAGAACACGCACGCCCGGCCGGGGCACGGGGCCTGGCCGTGGTCGTCGCCCTGCTCGCCACGCTCGCGGCCGGCACCTCCTGCGCGACTGGTGAGCCGCGCGCCGACGGCGCACCGCCCCCGGAACCGGCCGTGGCGGCAGGTTCCCCGCCGGCGGCATCGTCGACGCCCGCGCGGGTGCCCGACACCCTCGCCTTCACCGGCACCACGCTGGACGGGGCGCCCTTCTCCGGGGCCGCGCTCGCCGGCCGGCCGGTGGTGCTCTGGTTCTGGGCGCCGTGGTGCGCGACCTGCGCCAGCCAGGCGTGGACGGTGGCCGAGGTGGCACCGGCCTACCGCGACCGGGTACCGATCGTGGGCGTCGCCGGCCTCGGCGAACAGCGAGCGATGAAGGACTTCGTCACCGAGTTCGAACTGGCCGGGACGCCGCAGATCGACGACCGGGCCGGCGCGCTCTGGCGGCGCTTCGAGGTGGTCGAGCAGAGCACCTTCGTGATCATCGACCGCGGCGGGAAGGTCGTCCACCAGGGCTTCCTCGACGGCGAGGCGCTCACCGCGCGGCTCGCCGAACTGGCCCGCTGA
- a CDS encoding cytochrome c biogenesis CcdA family protein has product MTGGLLLALTAGMLGAVNPCGFAMLPAYLSLLVAGPAGNRGAVGRALTAAAGLTLGYVLVFGAFGLAVAPLAEWWRPQLPWITVVLGLLLVAAGGWLLAGRSLPAPGPLRRAPRLTGSWPSTVLFGAAYAVTSLGCAIAPFLATVVTSLRAGSAPRGLALFGAYALGMGLVVAVAALGVALVRDGLVARLRGAGALVPRLSGLVLTVAGGYVAWYGWYEARLAAGHRDALTDPVVSAATRAQRALAEAVTALGPTALLATLAALLTLAAIVRFRRRPGRVRRPG; this is encoded by the coding sequence ATGACCGGCGGGCTGCTGCTCGCGCTGACCGCCGGCATGCTCGGCGCGGTCAACCCGTGCGGCTTCGCGATGCTGCCGGCGTACCTGTCGCTGCTGGTGGCCGGCCCGGCGGGCAACCGGGGCGCCGTCGGCCGCGCCCTCACCGCCGCCGCCGGGCTGACCCTCGGGTACGTGCTGGTCTTCGGCGCCTTCGGTCTGGCCGTGGCGCCACTCGCCGAGTGGTGGCGACCGCAGCTGCCCTGGATCACGGTCGTGCTCGGGCTGCTGCTGGTGGCGGCCGGCGGCTGGCTGCTCGCCGGCCGGTCGCTGCCCGCTCCCGGCCCGCTCCGCCGGGCGCCGCGGCTCACCGGGTCCTGGCCGTCCACCGTGCTGTTCGGCGCCGCGTACGCGGTCACCTCGCTGGGCTGCGCGATCGCCCCGTTCCTGGCGACCGTGGTGACGAGCCTGCGGGCCGGGTCGGCGCCGCGCGGGCTCGCGCTGTTCGGGGCGTACGCCCTCGGGATGGGCCTGGTGGTCGCGGTGGCCGCGCTCGGCGTGGCGCTGGTGCGCGACGGTCTGGTCGCCCGGCTGCGCGGCGCCGGCGCGCTGGTGCCCCGGCTGAGTGGTCTGGTGCTGACCGTCGCCGGCGGCTACGTGGCGTGGTACGGCTGGTACGAGGCCCGCCTGGCCGCCGGCCACCGCGACGCCCTGACCGACCCGGTGGTGAGCGCCGCGACGAGAGCCCAACGCGCCCTGGCCGAGGCCGTGACCGCGCTGGGCCCCACCGCGCTCCTGGCCACCCTCGCCGCCCTGCTCACCCTCGCCGCGATCGTGCGGTTCCGGCGCCGCCCCGGGCGGGTCAGGCGCCCGGGGTGA
- the serS gene encoding serine--tRNA ligase, with product MLDMELIRKDREAVATALAKRLDPAEVNRALDEIQRLDQERRALITEIDAERQRRKAEARAYAEAKRAGVEPQVGAADAERKQLAQLESELDEVQSRLRTTMSELPNLPADDVVAGGKEANRVVRTFGEQPAIEKVRDHVELSRALGLVDHERGVKLGGSGFWMYTGVGARLEWALVNWLIEQNIQAGYEFLLPPHLLLDSAGFAAGQFPKFYDDVYHLDKQSAPRGQFLLPTAETAILGAYQDEILETAKLPLKAFAYTPCYRREAAGSHSDERGTVRGHQFNKVEIFQFTLPEQADAALESMVSHVEGLVGKLGLHFQTSLLAAGDSSASMKKTLDVEVWMPSTGKYKEVSSVSWGGDYQARRAAIRYREPGGKQTRFVHTLNGSALATSRLFPAILEQFQQPDGSVVVPEVLRDKLGVDRLTPGA from the coding sequence ATGCTCGACATGGAGTTGATCCGGAAGGATCGCGAGGCGGTGGCGACCGCGCTGGCGAAGCGACTGGATCCCGCCGAGGTCAACCGGGCCCTGGACGAGATCCAGCGGCTCGACCAGGAGCGCCGCGCCCTGATCACGGAGATCGACGCCGAGCGGCAGCGCCGCAAGGCGGAGGCACGGGCGTACGCGGAGGCGAAGCGGGCCGGCGTCGAGCCGCAGGTCGGTGCGGCCGACGCGGAGCGCAAGCAGCTCGCCCAGCTGGAGTCCGAGCTGGACGAGGTGCAGTCCCGGCTGCGCACCACCATGAGCGAGCTGCCCAACCTGCCCGCCGACGACGTGGTCGCCGGTGGCAAGGAGGCCAACCGGGTCGTCCGGACCTTCGGCGAGCAGCCGGCCATCGAGAAGGTCCGCGACCACGTGGAGTTGAGCCGGGCGCTCGGCCTGGTCGACCACGAGCGGGGCGTCAAGCTGGGCGGCTCCGGCTTCTGGATGTACACGGGCGTCGGCGCCCGGCTGGAGTGGGCACTGGTCAACTGGCTGATCGAGCAGAACATCCAGGCGGGCTACGAGTTCCTGCTCCCGCCGCACCTGCTGCTGGACAGCGCCGGCTTCGCGGCCGGGCAGTTCCCGAAGTTCTACGACGACGTCTACCACCTGGACAAGCAGTCCGCCCCGCGCGGCCAGTTCCTGCTGCCCACCGCGGAGACGGCGATCCTCGGCGCCTACCAGGACGAGATCCTGGAGACCGCGAAGCTGCCGCTGAAGGCGTTCGCCTACACGCCGTGCTACCGGCGCGAGGCCGCCGGCTCGCACTCCGACGAGCGCGGCACGGTGCGCGGTCACCAGTTCAACAAGGTGGAGATCTTCCAGTTCACCCTGCCGGAGCAGGCCGACGCCGCGCTGGAGTCGATGGTCTCGCACGTGGAGGGCCTGGTCGGCAAGCTCGGCCTGCACTTCCAGACCAGCCTGTTGGCGGCCGGCGACTCCAGCGCCTCGATGAAGAAGACCCTCGACGTCGAGGTCTGGATGCCGAGCACCGGCAAGTACAAGGAGGTCTCGTCGGTCTCCTGGGGTGGCGACTACCAGGCCCGCCGGGCGGCCATCCGCTACCGGGAGCCGGGCGGCAAGCAGACCCGCTTCGTGCACACGCTGAACGGTTCGGCGCTGGCGACCAGCCGGCTGTTCCCGGCGATCCTGGAGCAGTTCCAGCAGCCCGACGGCTCGGTCGTCGTGCCCGAGGTGCTCCGCGACAAGCTGGGCGTCGACCGCCTCACCCCGGGCGCCTGA